Proteins co-encoded in one Arachis hypogaea cultivar Tifrunner chromosome 13, arahy.Tifrunner.gnm2.J5K5, whole genome shotgun sequence genomic window:
- the LOC112735510 gene encoding uncharacterized protein isoform X1: MDSFQQSHGYIRPPHPPDPHHHFHQMPPPPLPPLPPRQPAPPQAPWYSSQFQYHHPSQTPSPPPQWPQPPQPQHAEHYPPAASYPPPPPSSNPYPYHPSQFHAPPPPPPPLPHARSHAPPPPPPQFTPHSHVSQQPYHQEWSNPSWPANQGYPAQNNEEDWAAKARAWAAKSTMESQHPQPHFSPAGRVQEQNHYHDQYQQSADSRYTDVQNQSHPSSTYQQFSYLDASAQRLSGHSQDAASISLETSYTSDGHSYGARDGTNTGDPTVPFEQGNLPTNPSVHQQEVPSSYSSVTGKEAAEHIQQSYTMFPPPVSSSQEQQHVQPPLQATFAPGSNSVDPAISLADQPLDFAPRFSHDSDLQMQSTYSHHDSGTSMNNWAAPVAPAGGYAPIPAILASGPQHDPSISGPGHVAPPFGRFPGPGLPPAIPPTSAPFALSTGAAVHPTAAFSADPYGVPERPKKASVPNWLREEIKKTVIAAPSAEHPKAETSMDDGIGKTYAKGDETDSKSIDSSRSDEEEDEEDLAEAARTAAINLEIKRVLTEVLLKVTDELFDEIATKVLDEDGLTAEVGHNGATSNHKPSASPPSSVQVPKASAKVLVPVKAKEFENDVAIEKSNSSSPGDVLGLGNYGSDADDGDDEIESSSVPTPSKDATNRSRLKKSLEDTNSFPVNSSSQLEEHGRSQTKLEDKPVKTGSLQPRTSNGAATDQFQGNKVTRELDNSNSKDNRGTEALERSHNGFNGFSSKDSSGLPKSELPGKNAAVEKAIDDNPVREGKRRSEKNDRHDRSSEKESVKEVHVNKTGTDEKSDEIHRRKDEKRGRKEKRDYNSEAKERKELNLRHGEKAKESERKKSSHDVKDDKKEADKPHRSSGFEDTSRRREHTKDKGEHKSRQKDASNPDKHKRRRSSSVGSRGRTSRDHAVNHSGVSSGEGSDGSKRKPHSRRRDLSPSPVRSKRRQVSRSPYSKRSQRRHSPYSSLDNSRGRRSRSRSPVRRQR; encoded by the exons ATGGATTCCTTCCAGCAATCCCACGGCTACATCAGGCCTCCCCACCCGCCTGATCCCCACCACCACTTCCACCAGATGCCTCCGCCGCCGCTTCCGCCGCTTCCGCCGCGTCAGCCTGCACCTCCTCAAGCACCATGGTACTCCTCTCAATTCCAGTACCACCACCCTTCTCAGACCCCCTCCCCTCCGCCGCAGTGGCCTCAGCCTCCGCAGCCGCAACACGCCGAGCATTATCCGCCGGCGGCATCGTATCCTCCACCTCCTCCTTCGTCGAACCCTTACCCTTACCATCCCAGCCAGTTCCATGCTCCTCCGCCTCCACCTCCTCCCCTTCCCCACGCTCGTTCTCacgctcctcctcctcctcctcctcagttCACCCCTCACTCCCACGTTTCTCAGCAGCCCTATCATCAG GAATGGAGCAACCCAAGCTGGCCTGCCAACCAAGGTTATCCTG CCCAAAATAATGAAGAAGATTGGGCTGCTAAGGCCAGAGCATGGGCTGCTAAGTCTACTATGGAAAGTCAGCATCCACAGCCACACTTTTCACCTGCTGGAAGAGTGCAAGAGCAAAACCATTATCATGACCAGTATCAGCAATCTGCTGACTCACGTTATACTGACGTTCAAAACCAGTCCCATCCATCATCAACCTATCAGCAATTTTCCTACTTGGATGCATCTGCACAACGGCTCTCAGGACATTCCCAGGATGCTGCATCTATCAGTTTGGAGACCTCATATACTTCAGATGGACATTCATATGGTGCTAGAGATGGAACCAACACTGGAGATCCAACAGTTCCATTTGAACAGGGAAACTTGCCTACAAATCCATCAGTTCATCAGCAGGAGGTACCTTCTAGTTATAGTTCTGTTACAG GTAAGGAGGCTGCTGAGCATATTCAACAATCATACACAATGTTCCCACCACCGGTTTCCTCATCACAAGAACAACAGCATGTGCAACCTCCTCTCCAAGCAACCTTTGCACCTGGCAGCAATTCAGTGGACCCTGCTATCAGTCTTGCTGATCAACCGTTAGACTTTGCACCTAGGTTTAGTCATGATAGTGACCTGCAAATGCAGTCGACTTATAGTCATCATGATTCGGGTACTTCTATGAACAATTGGGCTGCTCCAGTGGCCCCTGCCGGTGGTTATGCACCAATACCTGCAATTCTTGCCTCTGGGCCACAG CATGATCCTTCTATTTCTGGTCCTGGTCATGTGGCACCACCATTTGGAAGGTTTCCAGGACCTGGACTACCTCCAGCAATTCCCCCAACTAGTGCACCCTTTGCTCTTAGCACAGGAGCTGCAGTTCACCCTACTGCAGCTTTCTCTGCTGATCCATATGGTGTTCCAGAACGTCCGAAGAAG gcTTCAGTCCCTAACTGGCTTAGAGAGGAAATAAAGAAAACAGTCATTGCTGCTCCTTCTGCAGAGCACCCAAAAGCGGAAACATCTATGGATGATGGCATTGGTAAAACGTATGCAAAGGGTGATGAGACAGATAGCAAGAGCATTGATTCCTCTAGATCAGATGAGGAAGAGGATGAAGAG GATCTTGCTGAAGCAGCTAGAACTGCAGCAATCAACCTAGAAATAAAGAGAGTTCTTACGGAAGTTCTTTTAAAG GTTACTGATGAATTATTTGATGAAATTGCAACAAAAGTTCTTGATGAAGATGGTCTGACTGCTGAAG TGGGTCATAATGGTGCCACTTCAAACCATAAGCCATCAGCATCTCCACCATCATCAGTTCAAGTTCCTAAGGCATCTGCAAAGGTTCTAGTTCCAGTCAAAGCAAAGGAGTTTGAGAATGATGTTGCCATTGAAAAATCTAATTCCAGCTCTCCTGGAGATGTTTTAGGTCTTGGAAATTATGGTTCTGATGCTGATGATGGAGATGATGAAATTGAGAGTTCCAGTGTGCCAACTCCTTCAAAAGATGCTACTAATCGGTCAAGGCTCAAGAAAAGTTTGGAAGATACAAATAGTTTCCCTGTTAATAGCAGCTCTCAACTTGAAGAGCATGGAAGAAGTCAAACAAAATTAGAGGATAAGCCGGTCAAAACCGGCTCATTACAACCCAGAACTAGCAACGGGGCTGCTACTGATCAGTTTCAGGGTAATAAGGTGACCAGAGAATTGGATAATTCAAATTCTAAAGATAATAGGGGGACTGAAGCCTTGGAAAGAAGCCACAATGGATTTAATGGTTTTAGTTCTAAAGATTCTTCAGGGTTACCAAAATCTGAATTGCCTGGAAAGAATGCTGCCGTGGAGAAAGCAATAGATGATAATCCAGTTAGGGAAGGCAAAAGAAGATCAGAGAAAAATGATCGACATGATAGGAGTTCTGAAAAGGAGTCTGTTAAGGAGGTACATGTTAACAAGACTGGGACAGATGAAAAAAGTGATGAGATCCATAGAAGAAAGGATGAGAAACGTGGGAGAAAGGAAAAAAGAGATTACAACAGTGaggcaaaagaaagaaaggagctCAATTTACGGCATGGAGAGAAGGCAAAGGAATCAGAGAGGAAAAAGTCCTCTCATGATGTCAAGGATGATAAGAAGGAAGCAGACAAGCCCCATAGAAGTAGTGGCTTTGAAGATACTAGCCGGAGAAGGGAACATACAAAAGATAAGGGGGAACATAAATCTAGGCAAAAAGATGCAAGCAACCCTGATAAGCACAAAAGACGACGTTCATCTTCAGTAGGCAGTAGAGGCAGAACCAGCAGGGACCATGCTGTTAACCATTCTGGTGTTTCAAGCGGTGAAGGTTCAGATGGCTCAAAAAG GAAGCCACATTCAAGAAGACGGGACTTATCACCATCTCCAGTCAGGTCTAAGAGAAG ACAAGTTTCGCGGTCTCCTTATAGCAAGCGTTCTCAGCGCAGGCATTCTCCCTACTCTTCTCTTGATAATTCCAG AGGAAGGAGGTCAAGATCCAGATCACCTGTTCGGCGGCAAAGATGA
- the LOC112735510 gene encoding uncharacterized protein isoform X2 codes for MDSFQQSHGYIRPPHPPDPHHHFHQMPPPPLPPLPPRQPAPPQAPWYSSQFQYHHPSQTPSPPPQWPQPPQPQHAEHYPPAASYPPPPPSSNPYPYHPSQFHAPPPPPPPLPHARSHAPPPPPPQFTPHSHVSQQPYHQEWSNPSWPANQAQNNEEDWAAKARAWAAKSTMESQHPQPHFSPAGRVQEQNHYHDQYQQSADSRYTDVQNQSHPSSTYQQFSYLDASAQRLSGHSQDAASISLETSYTSDGHSYGARDGTNTGDPTVPFEQGNLPTNPSVHQQEVPSSYSSVTGKEAAEHIQQSYTMFPPPVSSSQEQQHVQPPLQATFAPGSNSVDPAISLADQPLDFAPRFSHDSDLQMQSTYSHHDSGTSMNNWAAPVAPAGGYAPIPAILASGPQHDPSISGPGHVAPPFGRFPGPGLPPAIPPTSAPFALSTGAAVHPTAAFSADPYGVPERPKKASVPNWLREEIKKTVIAAPSAEHPKAETSMDDGIGKTYAKGDETDSKSIDSSRSDEEEDEEDLAEAARTAAINLEIKRVLTEVLLKVTDELFDEIATKVLDEDGLTAEVGHNGATSNHKPSASPPSSVQVPKASAKVLVPVKAKEFENDVAIEKSNSSSPGDVLGLGNYGSDADDGDDEIESSSVPTPSKDATNRSRLKKSLEDTNSFPVNSSSQLEEHGRSQTKLEDKPVKTGSLQPRTSNGAATDQFQGNKVTRELDNSNSKDNRGTEALERSHNGFNGFSSKDSSGLPKSELPGKNAAVEKAIDDNPVREGKRRSEKNDRHDRSSEKESVKEVHVNKTGTDEKSDEIHRRKDEKRGRKEKRDYNSEAKERKELNLRHGEKAKESERKKSSHDVKDDKKEADKPHRSSGFEDTSRRREHTKDKGEHKSRQKDASNPDKHKRRRSSSVGSRGRTSRDHAVNHSGVSSGEGSDGSKRKPHSRRRDLSPSPVRSKRRQVSRSPYSKRSQRRHSPYSSLDNSRGRRSRSRSPVRRQR; via the exons ATGGATTCCTTCCAGCAATCCCACGGCTACATCAGGCCTCCCCACCCGCCTGATCCCCACCACCACTTCCACCAGATGCCTCCGCCGCCGCTTCCGCCGCTTCCGCCGCGTCAGCCTGCACCTCCTCAAGCACCATGGTACTCCTCTCAATTCCAGTACCACCACCCTTCTCAGACCCCCTCCCCTCCGCCGCAGTGGCCTCAGCCTCCGCAGCCGCAACACGCCGAGCATTATCCGCCGGCGGCATCGTATCCTCCACCTCCTCCTTCGTCGAACCCTTACCCTTACCATCCCAGCCAGTTCCATGCTCCTCCGCCTCCACCTCCTCCCCTTCCCCACGCTCGTTCTCacgctcctcctcctcctcctcctcagttCACCCCTCACTCCCACGTTTCTCAGCAGCCCTATCATCAG GAATGGAGCAACCCAAGCTGGCCTGCCAACCAAG CCCAAAATAATGAAGAAGATTGGGCTGCTAAGGCCAGAGCATGGGCTGCTAAGTCTACTATGGAAAGTCAGCATCCACAGCCACACTTTTCACCTGCTGGAAGAGTGCAAGAGCAAAACCATTATCATGACCAGTATCAGCAATCTGCTGACTCACGTTATACTGACGTTCAAAACCAGTCCCATCCATCATCAACCTATCAGCAATTTTCCTACTTGGATGCATCTGCACAACGGCTCTCAGGACATTCCCAGGATGCTGCATCTATCAGTTTGGAGACCTCATATACTTCAGATGGACATTCATATGGTGCTAGAGATGGAACCAACACTGGAGATCCAACAGTTCCATTTGAACAGGGAAACTTGCCTACAAATCCATCAGTTCATCAGCAGGAGGTACCTTCTAGTTATAGTTCTGTTACAG GTAAGGAGGCTGCTGAGCATATTCAACAATCATACACAATGTTCCCACCACCGGTTTCCTCATCACAAGAACAACAGCATGTGCAACCTCCTCTCCAAGCAACCTTTGCACCTGGCAGCAATTCAGTGGACCCTGCTATCAGTCTTGCTGATCAACCGTTAGACTTTGCACCTAGGTTTAGTCATGATAGTGACCTGCAAATGCAGTCGACTTATAGTCATCATGATTCGGGTACTTCTATGAACAATTGGGCTGCTCCAGTGGCCCCTGCCGGTGGTTATGCACCAATACCTGCAATTCTTGCCTCTGGGCCACAG CATGATCCTTCTATTTCTGGTCCTGGTCATGTGGCACCACCATTTGGAAGGTTTCCAGGACCTGGACTACCTCCAGCAATTCCCCCAACTAGTGCACCCTTTGCTCTTAGCACAGGAGCTGCAGTTCACCCTACTGCAGCTTTCTCTGCTGATCCATATGGTGTTCCAGAACGTCCGAAGAAG gcTTCAGTCCCTAACTGGCTTAGAGAGGAAATAAAGAAAACAGTCATTGCTGCTCCTTCTGCAGAGCACCCAAAAGCGGAAACATCTATGGATGATGGCATTGGTAAAACGTATGCAAAGGGTGATGAGACAGATAGCAAGAGCATTGATTCCTCTAGATCAGATGAGGAAGAGGATGAAGAG GATCTTGCTGAAGCAGCTAGAACTGCAGCAATCAACCTAGAAATAAAGAGAGTTCTTACGGAAGTTCTTTTAAAG GTTACTGATGAATTATTTGATGAAATTGCAACAAAAGTTCTTGATGAAGATGGTCTGACTGCTGAAG TGGGTCATAATGGTGCCACTTCAAACCATAAGCCATCAGCATCTCCACCATCATCAGTTCAAGTTCCTAAGGCATCTGCAAAGGTTCTAGTTCCAGTCAAAGCAAAGGAGTTTGAGAATGATGTTGCCATTGAAAAATCTAATTCCAGCTCTCCTGGAGATGTTTTAGGTCTTGGAAATTATGGTTCTGATGCTGATGATGGAGATGATGAAATTGAGAGTTCCAGTGTGCCAACTCCTTCAAAAGATGCTACTAATCGGTCAAGGCTCAAGAAAAGTTTGGAAGATACAAATAGTTTCCCTGTTAATAGCAGCTCTCAACTTGAAGAGCATGGAAGAAGTCAAACAAAATTAGAGGATAAGCCGGTCAAAACCGGCTCATTACAACCCAGAACTAGCAACGGGGCTGCTACTGATCAGTTTCAGGGTAATAAGGTGACCAGAGAATTGGATAATTCAAATTCTAAAGATAATAGGGGGACTGAAGCCTTGGAAAGAAGCCACAATGGATTTAATGGTTTTAGTTCTAAAGATTCTTCAGGGTTACCAAAATCTGAATTGCCTGGAAAGAATGCTGCCGTGGAGAAAGCAATAGATGATAATCCAGTTAGGGAAGGCAAAAGAAGATCAGAGAAAAATGATCGACATGATAGGAGTTCTGAAAAGGAGTCTGTTAAGGAGGTACATGTTAACAAGACTGGGACAGATGAAAAAAGTGATGAGATCCATAGAAGAAAGGATGAGAAACGTGGGAGAAAGGAAAAAAGAGATTACAACAGTGaggcaaaagaaagaaaggagctCAATTTACGGCATGGAGAGAAGGCAAAGGAATCAGAGAGGAAAAAGTCCTCTCATGATGTCAAGGATGATAAGAAGGAAGCAGACAAGCCCCATAGAAGTAGTGGCTTTGAAGATACTAGCCGGAGAAGGGAACATACAAAAGATAAGGGGGAACATAAATCTAGGCAAAAAGATGCAAGCAACCCTGATAAGCACAAAAGACGACGTTCATCTTCAGTAGGCAGTAGAGGCAGAACCAGCAGGGACCATGCTGTTAACCATTCTGGTGTTTCAAGCGGTGAAGGTTCAGATGGCTCAAAAAG GAAGCCACATTCAAGAAGACGGGACTTATCACCATCTCCAGTCAGGTCTAAGAGAAG ACAAGTTTCGCGGTCTCCTTATAGCAAGCGTTCTCAGCGCAGGCATTCTCCCTACTCTTCTCTTGATAATTCCAG AGGAAGGAGGTCAAGATCCAGATCACCTGTTCGGCGGCAAAGATGA
- the LOC112735510 gene encoding uncharacterized protein isoform X3, protein MDSFQQSHGYIRPPHPPDPHHHFHQMPPPPLPPLPPRQPAPPQAPWYSSQFQYHHPSQTPSPPPQWPQPPQPQHAEHYPPAASYPPPPPSSNPYPYHPSQFHAPPPPPPPLPHARSHAPPPPPPQFTPHSHVSQQPYHQEWSNPSWPANQGYPAQNNEEDWAAKARAWAAKSTMESQHPQPHFSPAGRVQEQNHYHDQYQQSADSRYTDVQNQSHPSSTYQQFSYLDASAQRLSGHSQDAASISLETSYTSDGHSYGARDGTNTGDPTVPFEQGNLPTNPSVHQQEVPSSYSSVTGKEAAEHIQQSYTMFPPPVSSSQEQQHVQPPLQATFAPGSNSVDPAISLADQPLDFAPRFSHDSDLQMQSTYSHHDSGTSMNNWAAPVAPAGGYAPIPAILASGPQHDPSISGPGHVAPPFGRFPGPGLPPAIPPTSAPFALSTGAAVHPTAAFSADPYGVPERPKKASVPNWLREEIKKTVIAAPSAEHPKAETSMDDGIGKTYAKGDETDSKSIDSSRSDEEEDEEDLAEAARTAAINLEIKRVLTEVLLKVTDELFDEIATKVLDEDGLTAEVGHNGATSNHKPSASPPSSVQVPKASAKVLVPVKAKEFENDVAIEKSNSSSPGDVLGLGNYGSDADDGDDEIESSSVPTPSKDATNRSRLKKSLEDTNSFPVNSSSQLEEHGRSQTKLEDKPVKTGSLQPRTSNGAATDQFQGNKVTRELDNSNSKDNRGTEALERSHNGFNGFSSKDSSGLPKSELPGKNAAVEKAIDDNPVREGKRRSEKNDRHDRSSEKESVKEVHVNKTGTDEKSDEIHRRKDEKRGRKEKRDYNSEAKERKELNLRHGEKAKESERKKSSHDVKDDKKEADKPHRSSGFEDTSRRREHTKDKGEHKSRQKDASNPDKHKRRRSSSVGSRGRTSRDHAVNHSGVSSGEGSDGSKRKPHSRRRDLSPSPVRSKRRGRRSRSRSPVRRQR, encoded by the exons ATGGATTCCTTCCAGCAATCCCACGGCTACATCAGGCCTCCCCACCCGCCTGATCCCCACCACCACTTCCACCAGATGCCTCCGCCGCCGCTTCCGCCGCTTCCGCCGCGTCAGCCTGCACCTCCTCAAGCACCATGGTACTCCTCTCAATTCCAGTACCACCACCCTTCTCAGACCCCCTCCCCTCCGCCGCAGTGGCCTCAGCCTCCGCAGCCGCAACACGCCGAGCATTATCCGCCGGCGGCATCGTATCCTCCACCTCCTCCTTCGTCGAACCCTTACCCTTACCATCCCAGCCAGTTCCATGCTCCTCCGCCTCCACCTCCTCCCCTTCCCCACGCTCGTTCTCacgctcctcctcctcctcctcctcagttCACCCCTCACTCCCACGTTTCTCAGCAGCCCTATCATCAG GAATGGAGCAACCCAAGCTGGCCTGCCAACCAAGGTTATCCTG CCCAAAATAATGAAGAAGATTGGGCTGCTAAGGCCAGAGCATGGGCTGCTAAGTCTACTATGGAAAGTCAGCATCCACAGCCACACTTTTCACCTGCTGGAAGAGTGCAAGAGCAAAACCATTATCATGACCAGTATCAGCAATCTGCTGACTCACGTTATACTGACGTTCAAAACCAGTCCCATCCATCATCAACCTATCAGCAATTTTCCTACTTGGATGCATCTGCACAACGGCTCTCAGGACATTCCCAGGATGCTGCATCTATCAGTTTGGAGACCTCATATACTTCAGATGGACATTCATATGGTGCTAGAGATGGAACCAACACTGGAGATCCAACAGTTCCATTTGAACAGGGAAACTTGCCTACAAATCCATCAGTTCATCAGCAGGAGGTACCTTCTAGTTATAGTTCTGTTACAG GTAAGGAGGCTGCTGAGCATATTCAACAATCATACACAATGTTCCCACCACCGGTTTCCTCATCACAAGAACAACAGCATGTGCAACCTCCTCTCCAAGCAACCTTTGCACCTGGCAGCAATTCAGTGGACCCTGCTATCAGTCTTGCTGATCAACCGTTAGACTTTGCACCTAGGTTTAGTCATGATAGTGACCTGCAAATGCAGTCGACTTATAGTCATCATGATTCGGGTACTTCTATGAACAATTGGGCTGCTCCAGTGGCCCCTGCCGGTGGTTATGCACCAATACCTGCAATTCTTGCCTCTGGGCCACAG CATGATCCTTCTATTTCTGGTCCTGGTCATGTGGCACCACCATTTGGAAGGTTTCCAGGACCTGGACTACCTCCAGCAATTCCCCCAACTAGTGCACCCTTTGCTCTTAGCACAGGAGCTGCAGTTCACCCTACTGCAGCTTTCTCTGCTGATCCATATGGTGTTCCAGAACGTCCGAAGAAG gcTTCAGTCCCTAACTGGCTTAGAGAGGAAATAAAGAAAACAGTCATTGCTGCTCCTTCTGCAGAGCACCCAAAAGCGGAAACATCTATGGATGATGGCATTGGTAAAACGTATGCAAAGGGTGATGAGACAGATAGCAAGAGCATTGATTCCTCTAGATCAGATGAGGAAGAGGATGAAGAG GATCTTGCTGAAGCAGCTAGAACTGCAGCAATCAACCTAGAAATAAAGAGAGTTCTTACGGAAGTTCTTTTAAAG GTTACTGATGAATTATTTGATGAAATTGCAACAAAAGTTCTTGATGAAGATGGTCTGACTGCTGAAG TGGGTCATAATGGTGCCACTTCAAACCATAAGCCATCAGCATCTCCACCATCATCAGTTCAAGTTCCTAAGGCATCTGCAAAGGTTCTAGTTCCAGTCAAAGCAAAGGAGTTTGAGAATGATGTTGCCATTGAAAAATCTAATTCCAGCTCTCCTGGAGATGTTTTAGGTCTTGGAAATTATGGTTCTGATGCTGATGATGGAGATGATGAAATTGAGAGTTCCAGTGTGCCAACTCCTTCAAAAGATGCTACTAATCGGTCAAGGCTCAAGAAAAGTTTGGAAGATACAAATAGTTTCCCTGTTAATAGCAGCTCTCAACTTGAAGAGCATGGAAGAAGTCAAACAAAATTAGAGGATAAGCCGGTCAAAACCGGCTCATTACAACCCAGAACTAGCAACGGGGCTGCTACTGATCAGTTTCAGGGTAATAAGGTGACCAGAGAATTGGATAATTCAAATTCTAAAGATAATAGGGGGACTGAAGCCTTGGAAAGAAGCCACAATGGATTTAATGGTTTTAGTTCTAAAGATTCTTCAGGGTTACCAAAATCTGAATTGCCTGGAAAGAATGCTGCCGTGGAGAAAGCAATAGATGATAATCCAGTTAGGGAAGGCAAAAGAAGATCAGAGAAAAATGATCGACATGATAGGAGTTCTGAAAAGGAGTCTGTTAAGGAGGTACATGTTAACAAGACTGGGACAGATGAAAAAAGTGATGAGATCCATAGAAGAAAGGATGAGAAACGTGGGAGAAAGGAAAAAAGAGATTACAACAGTGaggcaaaagaaagaaaggagctCAATTTACGGCATGGAGAGAAGGCAAAGGAATCAGAGAGGAAAAAGTCCTCTCATGATGTCAAGGATGATAAGAAGGAAGCAGACAAGCCCCATAGAAGTAGTGGCTTTGAAGATACTAGCCGGAGAAGGGAACATACAAAAGATAAGGGGGAACATAAATCTAGGCAAAAAGATGCAAGCAACCCTGATAAGCACAAAAGACGACGTTCATCTTCAGTAGGCAGTAGAGGCAGAACCAGCAGGGACCATGCTGTTAACCATTCTGGTGTTTCAAGCGGTGAAGGTTCAGATGGCTCAAAAAG GAAGCCACATTCAAGAAGACGGGACTTATCACCATCTCCAGTCAGGTCTAAGAGAAG AGGAAGGAGGTCAAGATCCAGATCACCTGTTCGGCGGCAAAGATGA